A genomic region of Saccopteryx bilineata isolate mSacBil1 chromosome 1, mSacBil1_pri_phased_curated, whole genome shotgun sequence contains the following coding sequences:
- the ZBED5 gene encoding zinc finger BED domain-containing protein 5 produces MIAHLLCILSYNFNKFVILNVYSKLTMFCTTNTLPMDLLPKQGSLKQEVESFYQIVSETNDQNVGILPSEDEQLQPSVSKKSEDELSRVQFISSSNKITFSKKPKRRKYDESYLSFGFTYFGNRDAPHAQCVLCKKILSNSSLAPSKLRRHLETKHAAYKDKDISFFKQHLDSPENNKPPAPKIVNTDNESATEASYNVSYHIALSGEAHTVGELLIKPCAKDVVMRMFDEQYSKKIDAVQLSNSTIARRIKDLAADIEEELVCRLKICDGFSLQLDESADVSGLAVLLVFVRYQFNKSIEEDLLLCESLQSNATGKEIFNCINSFMQKHEIEWEKCVDVCSDASRAMDGKIAEAVTLIKCVAPESTSSHCLLYRHALAVKIMPTSLKNVLDQAVQIINYIKARPHQSRLLKILCEEMGAQHTALLLNTEVRWLSRGKVLVRLFELRRELLVFMDSAFQLSDCLTNLSWLLRLAYLADIFTKLNEVNLSMQGKNVTVFTVFDKMSSLLRKLAFWASSVEEENFDCFPTLSDFLTEINSTVDKDICSAIVQHLRGLRSTLLKYFPVTNDNNAWVRNPFTVTVKPASLVARDYESLIDLTSDSQVKQNFSELSLNDFWSSLIQEYPSVARRAVRVLLPFATMHLCETGFSYYAATKTKYRKRLDAAPHMRIRLSNITPNIKRICDKKTQKHCSH; encoded by the coding sequence ATGATTGCTCATCTTCTATGTATCCTGTCTTATAATTTCAACAAATTTGTGATACTCAATGTTTATTCTAAACTAACCATGTTTTGTACCACAAATACATTGCCTATGGATCTATTGCCGAAACAAGGAAGTCTTAAACAAGAAGTAGAATCTTTTTATCAAATTGTGTCTGAAACAAATGATCAAAATGTTGGAATATTACCAAGTGAAGATGAACAATTACAGCCTTCAGTTTCTAAAAAATCAGAAGATGAGCTTTCCAGGGTCCAATTTATATCCAGTTCCAACAAAATAACATTTAGTAAGaaaccaaaaagaagaaaatatgatgaAAGCTATTTGTCTTTTGGATTTACTTACTTTGGAAATAGAGATGCACCTCATGCTCAGTGTGTGTTATGTaagaaaattttatcaaatagcTCTTTGGCCCCTAGTAAGCTTCGAAGACATTTGGAAACTAAGCATGCTGCATATAAAGACAAAGACATAAGCTTTTTCAAACAACATCTTGATTCGCCTGAAAATAATAAGCCCCCAGCACCTAAAATTGTCAATACAGATAATGAAAGTGCTACAGAGGCATCGTACAATGTAAGTTACCATATCGCCCTGAGTGGAGAGGCTCATACTGTTGGAGAATTGCTTATCAAACCTTGTGCAAAAGATGTCGTGATGAGGATGTTTGACGaacaatacagtaaaaaaatagaTGCAGTACAACTATCAAACAGTACCATTGCACGTCGAATTAAGGATCTAGCTGCTGACATTGAAGAAGAGCTTGTTTGTAGACTGAAAATCTGTGATGGGTTTTCACTGCAACTAGATGAATCGGCTGATGTTTCAGGACTTGCTGTGCTGCTTGTATTTGTTCGTTATCAGTTTAATAAGTCTATCGAGGAAGACCTACTCTTATGTGAATCTTTGCAAAGTAATGCTACTGGTAAAGAAATTTTCAACTGCATAAATAGTTTTATGCAGAAACATGAAATTGAATGGGAAAAATGTGTTGATGTTTGTAGTGATGCTTCTAGAGCAATGGACGGGAAAATTGCTGAGGCTGTCACCTTGATAAAGTGTGTGGCTCCTGAAAGTACCAGTAGTCACTGCCTATTATATAGACATGCACTAGCAGTTAAAATAATGCCTACATCTCTGAAAAATGTGCTAGATCAGGCCGTACAAATCATCAATTATATTAAAGCTCGACCACATCAATCCAGACTACTAAAAATTTTATGTGAAGAAATGGGTGCCCAGCATACAGCACTTCTTCTAAATACAGAGGTGAGGTGGCTTTCCCGAGGTAAAGTTCTTGTAAGACTTTTTGAGCTTCGTCGTGAACTGTTGGTTTTCATGGATTCTGCTTTTCAACTATCTGATTGTTTAACAAATTTATCTTGGCTGCTAAGACTTGCATATCTTGCAGatatttttactaaattaaatGAAGTTAATCTGTCAATGCAAGGAAAAAATGTGACAGTTTTTACAGTATTTGATAAAATGTCATCATTGTTAAGAAAATTGGCATTTTGGGCATCATCTGTAGAAGAAGAAAACTTTGATTGTTTTCCTACACTCAGTGACTTTTTGACTGAAATTAATTCTACAGTTGATAAAGATATTTGCAGTGCCATTGTACAGCACCTAAGGGGTTTGCGTTCTACTCTGTTAAAATACTTTCCTGTAACAAATGACAATAATGCTTGGGTTAGAAATCCATTTACAGTAACTGTTAAACCAGCCTCGTTAGTAGCACGGGACTATGAGAGCCTGATTGATTTAACATCTGATTCTCAAGTGAAACAAAATTTCAGTGAACTTTCCCTAAATGATTTTTGGAGTAGCCTAATTCAAGAGTACCCAAGCGTTGCAAGGCGTGCAGTTCGTGTACTTCTTCCTTTTGCTACAATGCACCTGTGTGAAACAGGATTTTCATATTATGCTGCAACAAAAACGAAATATAGGAAAAGACTTGATGCTGCTCCTCATATGCGGATCCGACTTAGCAACATTACACCTAATATTAAGCGTATATGtgataaaaagacacaaaaacacTGTTCTCATTAA